A window from Physeter macrocephalus isolate SW-GA chromosome 11, ASM283717v5, whole genome shotgun sequence encodes these proteins:
- the RFX7 gene encoding DNA-binding protein RFX7 isoform X1, translated as MAEEQQQPPPQQPDAHQQPPPSAPNSGVALPALVPGLPGTEASALQHRIKNSICKTIQSKVDCILQEVEKFTDLEKLYLYLQLPSGLSNGEKSDQNAMSSSRAQQMHAFSWIRNTLEEHPETSLPKQEVYDEYKSYCDNLGYHPLSAADFGKIMKNVFPNMKARRLGTRGKSKYCYSGLRKKAFVHMPTLPNLDFHKTGDGLEGAEPSGQLQNIDEEVITSACRLVCEWAQKVLSQPFDTVLELARFLVKSHYIGTKSMAALTVMAAAPPGIKGITQPSAFIPTAESNSFQPQVKTLPSPIDAKQQLQRKIQKKQQEQKLQSPLPGESSAKKSEGATTNGVTSLSNGNPAILSPQPIGIVVAAVPSPIPVQRTRQLVTSPSPMSSSDGKVLPLNVQVVTQHMQSVKQAPKTPQHVPASPGGDRSARHRYPQILPKPANTSALTIRSPTTVLFTSSPIKTAVVPTSHVSSLNVVKMTAISLTPSNSSAPLKHSASVNSAAGTTEESRTIPQIKNGSVVSLQSPGSRTSSTGAPSAVEVKMEPEMSSDEHPVQCQENSDGADVPKTTPSALSGQKSNTEGVVQKPSNEGVIEIKATKVCDQRTKCKNRCNEILPGTSTGNNQSTITLSVATQNLTFTSTSSPSNGDSINKDPKLCTKSPRKRLSSALQESQVPPVKKPIVEQLSAVISEGQKPGSVKKDQKVPHSGKTESSAAGSQLPSKVSTNVNSHVVASQPVNSSALVTSDLASEQQTTPSSSPDIKVKLEGSVFLLDSDSKSHGSFNPNEWQQVPKDSEFISAGCEQQQDISVMTVPEHSDINDLEKSVWELEGMPQDTYSQQLHSQIQESPLSQMQAQSSDQLPLQSELKEFEPSVSQANESYFPFDEELTQDSIVEELVLMEQQMSMNNSHAYGNCLGMTLQSQSVTPGAPASSHAPSTHFYHPIRSNGTPIPTPTPTPIRTPTPTATATPTPTPTPTPTSEVVAGSQSLSRESPCSRLAQTTPVDSALGSSRHTPIGTPHSNCSSSVPPSPVECRNPFAFTPISSSMAYHDASIVSSSPVKPMQRPMATHPDKTKLEWMNNGYSGVGNSSVSGHGILPSYQELVEDRFRKPHAFAVPGQSYQSQSRHHDTHFGRLTPVSPVQHQGATVSNTNKQEGFAVPAPLDNKGANSSASSNFRCRSVSPAVHRQRNLSGSTLYPVSNIPRSNVTPFGSPVTPEVHVFTNVHTDACANNIAQRSQSVPLTVMMQTAFPNALQKQTNSKKITNVLLSKLDSDNDDAVRGLGMNNLPSNYTARMNLTQILETSTVFPSANPQNMIDSSTSIYEFQAPSYLTKSNSTDQISFSPGDNQAQSEIGEQQLDFSSTVKDLLSGDSLQTNQQLVGQVASDLTNPASDFSSDIRLSSELSGSINDLNALDPNLLFDPGRQQGQDDEATLEELKNDPLFQQICSESMSSMTSSGFEWIESKDHPTVEMLG; from the exons GAGCTATTGTGACAATCTTGGTTACCATCCATTAAGTGCTGCTGACTTTGGAAAGATCATGAAAAATGTCTTTCCAAACATGAAGGCACGTCGTCTGGGCACGAGAGGCAAATCTAA GTATTGCTACAGTGgactaagaaaaaaagcttttgttCATATGCCAACACTACCCAATCTTGATTTTCACAAAACTGGGGATGGG TTGGAAGGAGCTGAACCTTCTGGGCAGCTTCAAAATATTGATGAGGAAGTTATCACTTCTGCTTGCCGTCTTGTGTGTGAATGGGCCCAGAAAGTGTTAAGCCAGCCATTTGACACGGTCTTGGAATTAGCCCGCTTCCTTGTAAAAAGTCACTATATAGGCACCAAGTCGATGGCAGCTCTAACTGTAATGGCCGCAGCACCACCAG gaATTAAAGGAATTACCCAGCCTTCTGCTTTTATACCTACAGCTGAAAGTAATTCCTTTCAGCCCCAAGTGAAGACTCTGCCATCTCCTATTGACGCGAAACAGCAATTGCAACGGAAAATCCAGAAGAAGCAACAAGAACAGAAACTACAATCCCCTTTGCCAGGAGAATCCTCAGCAAAAAAATCAGAAGGCGCTACAACCAATGGAGTGACTAGTCTTTCTAATGGAAATCCTGCAATCCTCTCTCCTCAGCCTATTGGTATCGTTGTGGCAGCTGTCCCTAGTCCCATTCCG GTCCAACGGACCAGGCAACTGGTAACTTCACCAAGTCCAATGAGTTCTTCTGATGGCAAAGTTCTTCCCCTCAATGTACAGGTGGTCACTCAGCACATGCAGTCTGTGAAGCAGGCACCAAAGACTCCTCAGCACGTCCCAGCCAGTCCTGGGGGGGATCGCTCTGCCCGGCACCGCTACCCTCAGATCTTACCCAAACCAGCCAACACCAGTGCCCTCACCATCCGCTCTCCCACTACTGTCCTCTTTACTAGTAGTCCCATCAAAACCGCTGTTGTACCCACGTCACATGTGAGTTCTCTAAATGTGGTGAAAATGACAGCAATATCCCTCACACCCAGCAACAGTAGTGCCCCTCTGAAACATTCTGCCTCAGTAAACAGTGCTGCAGGAACAACGGAAGAATCAAGGACCATTCCACAGATCAAGAATGGTTCTGTTGTTTCACTTCAGTCTCCTGGATCCAGGACCAGCAGCACCGGGGCACCATCTGCTGTGGAAGTCAAAATGGAACCTGAGATGTCATCAGATGAGCATCCCGTACAGTGCCAAGAGAACTCTGATGGGGCTGACGTGCCCAAAACAACACCTAGTGCCCTCTCGGGGCAGAAAAGTAATACAGAGGGAGTAGTGCAAAAACCTTCAAATGAAGGTGTTATTGAAATAAAAGCAACTAAGGTCTGTGACCAGAGGACCAAATGTAAAAATCGCTGTAATGAAATTCTGCCAGGCACTTCAACAGGCAATAATCAAAGCACTATCACTCTCTCAGTTGCCACTCAGAACTTAACTTTCACCAGCACCAGCTCACCATCTAATGGTGACTCAATAAATAAAGACCCTAAATTATGCACTAAAAGTCCAAGAAAGCGGCTGTCTTCTGCATTGCAAGAGTCCCAGGTGCCTCCTGTAAAGAAACCAATTGTGGAACAGCTTTCTGCAGTTATCTCGGAAGGTCAGAAACCAGGCAGTGTTAAGAAGGACCAAAAGGTTCCACATTCAGGGAAAACAGAAAGTTCAGCAGCAGGTTCTCAGCTTCCTAGCAAGGTATCAACAAATGTTAACTCACACGTAGTGGCAAGTCAACCCGTGAATTCCTCTGCTCTTGTTACCAGTGATTTAGCTTCAGAACAGCAAACCACACCATCATCATCTCCAGATATAAAAGTAAAGCTTGAAGGCAGTGTCTTTCTCTTGGACAGTGATTCGAAATCGCATGGCAGCTTTAATCCAAATGAATGGCAACAGGTCCCTAAGGATTCTGAGTTTATATCTGCCGGCTGTGAACAACAGCAAGATATCAGTGTCATGACAGTTCCTGAGCACTCTGATATCAACGACTTAGAGAAGTCTGTTTGGGAATTAGAAGGAATGCCACAGGACACGTATTCCCAGCAACTACACAGCCAGATACAAGAATCTCCTTTGAGTCAAATGCAAGCACAGTCTTCAGATCAATTACCTCTACAGTCCGAACTGAAGGAGTTCGAGCCTTCTGTTTCCCAAGCAAATGAAAGCTACTTTCCTTTCGATGAGGAGCTTACCCAGGACAGTATTGTAGAGGAGCTGGTACTCATGGAGCAGCAGATGTCAATGAACAATTCTCATGCTTACGGTAACTGTTTGGGAATGACCCTTCAGAGTCAGTCTGTGACTCCAGGCGCTCCAGCGTCATCTCACGCCCCCAGCACCCACTTCTATCACCCCATCCGTAGCAATGGCACCCcgatccccacccccaccccgaccccgaTCCGCACGCCCACTCCGACCGCCACGGCgaccccgacccccacccccacccccacccccacatctGAAGTGGTGGCTGGGTCTCAGAGCCTGTCACGGGAGAGCCCTTGCTCCAGGTTGGCCCAGACCACGCCCGTGGATAGTGCTTTAGGAAGTAGCCGACATACACCCATCGGTACTCCCCATTCTAACTGCAGCAGCAGTGTCCCTCCCAGCCCCGTGGAATGCAGGAATCCATTTGCATTTACCCCAATAAGCTCCAGTATGGCATATCATGACGCCAGCATTGTCTCAAGTAGTCCTGTGAAACCGATGCAGAGACCCATGGCCACACACCCCGACAAAACCAAGCTCGAATGGATGAATAATGGGTATAGTGGAGTTGGTAATTCATCCGTTTCTGGCCATGGCATTCTCCCAAGCTATCAGGAACTAGTGGAAGACCGTTTCAGGAAACCTCATGCTTTTGCTGTGCCTGGACAGTCTTACCAGTCTCAATCCAGACATCATGACACTCATTTTGGTCGTCTGACTCCTGTCTCTCCTGTGCAGCATCAAGGTGCCACTGTAAGTAACACCAACAAACAGGAGGGCTTTGCGGTCCCTGCCCCTCTTGATAATAAAGGAGCTAACTCTTCGGCTAGCAGCAACTTCCGGTGCCGAAGCGTGAGCCCTGCTGTTCATCGCCAACGTAATCTTAGTGGAAGCACCCTCTACCCAGTATCTAATATCCCCCGATCTAATGTGACCCCCTTTGGAAGTCCAGTAACCCCTGAAGTTCATGTTTTCACAAACGTTCACACGGATGCATGTGCCAACAACATAGCTCAAAGAAGTCAGTCGGTTCCATTGACAGTCATGATGCAAACAGCCTTCCCAAATGCTCTTcagaagcaaacaaacagtaaaaaaataaccAATGTTTTGTTGAGTAAACTTGATTCTGACAATGATGATGCAGTGAGAGGTTTGGGCATGAACAACCTGCCCTCCAATTATACAGCCCGAATGAATCTCACTCAGATTTTGGAAACTTCCACTGTCTTTCCTAGTGCCAATCCGCAGAATATGATCGATTCCAGCACTTCTATTTATGAATTCCAAGCACCATCTTACCTCACCAAAAGTAATAGCACCGATCAGATCAGTTTTTCTCCTGGCGATAATCAAGCACAATCAGAAATTGGAGAGCAACAATTAGATTTCAGTAGCACTGTTAAAGACCTGTTGAGTGGAGACAGCTTGCAAACTAACCAGCAGCTGGTAGGTCAGGTAGCATCTGATCTCACTAATCCTGCGTCTGATTTTTCTAGCGACATCAGGTTGTCTTCTGAGCTCTCAGGCAGCATCAATGATTTGAACGCTTTAGATCCAAATCTACTGTTTGATCCAGGTCGTCAGCAGGGACAAGATGATGAAGCTAcactggaagaattaaagaatgacCCATTATTTCAACAAATTTGCAGTGAATCCATGAGCTCTATGACTTCATCAGGTTTTGAATGGATAGAAAGCAAGGACCACCCTACTGTTGAAATGTTGggttaa
- the RFX7 gene encoding DNA-binding protein RFX7 isoform X2, with protein sequence MSSSRAQQMHAFSWIRNTLEEHPETSLPKQEVYDEYKSYCDNLGYHPLSAADFGKIMKNVFPNMKARRLGTRGKSKYCYSGLRKKAFVHMPTLPNLDFHKTGDGLEGAEPSGQLQNIDEEVITSACRLVCEWAQKVLSQPFDTVLELARFLVKSHYIGTKSMAALTVMAAAPPGIKGITQPSAFIPTAESNSFQPQVKTLPSPIDAKQQLQRKIQKKQQEQKLQSPLPGESSAKKSEGATTNGVTSLSNGNPAILSPQPIGIVVAAVPSPIPVQRTRQLVTSPSPMSSSDGKVLPLNVQVVTQHMQSVKQAPKTPQHVPASPGGDRSARHRYPQILPKPANTSALTIRSPTTVLFTSSPIKTAVVPTSHVSSLNVVKMTAISLTPSNSSAPLKHSASVNSAAGTTEESRTIPQIKNGSVVSLQSPGSRTSSTGAPSAVEVKMEPEMSSDEHPVQCQENSDGADVPKTTPSALSGQKSNTEGVVQKPSNEGVIEIKATKVCDQRTKCKNRCNEILPGTSTGNNQSTITLSVATQNLTFTSTSSPSNGDSINKDPKLCTKSPRKRLSSALQESQVPPVKKPIVEQLSAVISEGQKPGSVKKDQKVPHSGKTESSAAGSQLPSKVSTNVNSHVVASQPVNSSALVTSDLASEQQTTPSSSPDIKVKLEGSVFLLDSDSKSHGSFNPNEWQQVPKDSEFISAGCEQQQDISVMTVPEHSDINDLEKSVWELEGMPQDTYSQQLHSQIQESPLSQMQAQSSDQLPLQSELKEFEPSVSQANESYFPFDEELTQDSIVEELVLMEQQMSMNNSHAYGNCLGMTLQSQSVTPGAPASSHAPSTHFYHPIRSNGTPIPTPTPTPIRTPTPTATATPTPTPTPTPTSEVVAGSQSLSRESPCSRLAQTTPVDSALGSSRHTPIGTPHSNCSSSVPPSPVECRNPFAFTPISSSMAYHDASIVSSSPVKPMQRPMATHPDKTKLEWMNNGYSGVGNSSVSGHGILPSYQELVEDRFRKPHAFAVPGQSYQSQSRHHDTHFGRLTPVSPVQHQGATVSNTNKQEGFAVPAPLDNKGANSSASSNFRCRSVSPAVHRQRNLSGSTLYPVSNIPRSNVTPFGSPVTPEVHVFTNVHTDACANNIAQRSQSVPLTVMMQTAFPNALQKQTNSKKITNVLLSKLDSDNDDAVRGLGMNNLPSNYTARMNLTQILETSTVFPSANPQNMIDSSTSIYEFQAPSYLTKSNSTDQISFSPGDNQAQSEIGEQQLDFSSTVKDLLSGDSLQTNQQLVGQVASDLTNPASDFSSDIRLSSELSGSINDLNALDPNLLFDPGRQQGQDDEATLEELKNDPLFQQICSESMSSMTSSGFEWIESKDHPTVEMLG encoded by the exons GAGCTATTGTGACAATCTTGGTTACCATCCATTAAGTGCTGCTGACTTTGGAAAGATCATGAAAAATGTCTTTCCAAACATGAAGGCACGTCGTCTGGGCACGAGAGGCAAATCTAA GTATTGCTACAGTGgactaagaaaaaaagcttttgttCATATGCCAACACTACCCAATCTTGATTTTCACAAAACTGGGGATGGG TTGGAAGGAGCTGAACCTTCTGGGCAGCTTCAAAATATTGATGAGGAAGTTATCACTTCTGCTTGCCGTCTTGTGTGTGAATGGGCCCAGAAAGTGTTAAGCCAGCCATTTGACACGGTCTTGGAATTAGCCCGCTTCCTTGTAAAAAGTCACTATATAGGCACCAAGTCGATGGCAGCTCTAACTGTAATGGCCGCAGCACCACCAG gaATTAAAGGAATTACCCAGCCTTCTGCTTTTATACCTACAGCTGAAAGTAATTCCTTTCAGCCCCAAGTGAAGACTCTGCCATCTCCTATTGACGCGAAACAGCAATTGCAACGGAAAATCCAGAAGAAGCAACAAGAACAGAAACTACAATCCCCTTTGCCAGGAGAATCCTCAGCAAAAAAATCAGAAGGCGCTACAACCAATGGAGTGACTAGTCTTTCTAATGGAAATCCTGCAATCCTCTCTCCTCAGCCTATTGGTATCGTTGTGGCAGCTGTCCCTAGTCCCATTCCG GTCCAACGGACCAGGCAACTGGTAACTTCACCAAGTCCAATGAGTTCTTCTGATGGCAAAGTTCTTCCCCTCAATGTACAGGTGGTCACTCAGCACATGCAGTCTGTGAAGCAGGCACCAAAGACTCCTCAGCACGTCCCAGCCAGTCCTGGGGGGGATCGCTCTGCCCGGCACCGCTACCCTCAGATCTTACCCAAACCAGCCAACACCAGTGCCCTCACCATCCGCTCTCCCACTACTGTCCTCTTTACTAGTAGTCCCATCAAAACCGCTGTTGTACCCACGTCACATGTGAGTTCTCTAAATGTGGTGAAAATGACAGCAATATCCCTCACACCCAGCAACAGTAGTGCCCCTCTGAAACATTCTGCCTCAGTAAACAGTGCTGCAGGAACAACGGAAGAATCAAGGACCATTCCACAGATCAAGAATGGTTCTGTTGTTTCACTTCAGTCTCCTGGATCCAGGACCAGCAGCACCGGGGCACCATCTGCTGTGGAAGTCAAAATGGAACCTGAGATGTCATCAGATGAGCATCCCGTACAGTGCCAAGAGAACTCTGATGGGGCTGACGTGCCCAAAACAACACCTAGTGCCCTCTCGGGGCAGAAAAGTAATACAGAGGGAGTAGTGCAAAAACCTTCAAATGAAGGTGTTATTGAAATAAAAGCAACTAAGGTCTGTGACCAGAGGACCAAATGTAAAAATCGCTGTAATGAAATTCTGCCAGGCACTTCAACAGGCAATAATCAAAGCACTATCACTCTCTCAGTTGCCACTCAGAACTTAACTTTCACCAGCACCAGCTCACCATCTAATGGTGACTCAATAAATAAAGACCCTAAATTATGCACTAAAAGTCCAAGAAAGCGGCTGTCTTCTGCATTGCAAGAGTCCCAGGTGCCTCCTGTAAAGAAACCAATTGTGGAACAGCTTTCTGCAGTTATCTCGGAAGGTCAGAAACCAGGCAGTGTTAAGAAGGACCAAAAGGTTCCACATTCAGGGAAAACAGAAAGTTCAGCAGCAGGTTCTCAGCTTCCTAGCAAGGTATCAACAAATGTTAACTCACACGTAGTGGCAAGTCAACCCGTGAATTCCTCTGCTCTTGTTACCAGTGATTTAGCTTCAGAACAGCAAACCACACCATCATCATCTCCAGATATAAAAGTAAAGCTTGAAGGCAGTGTCTTTCTCTTGGACAGTGATTCGAAATCGCATGGCAGCTTTAATCCAAATGAATGGCAACAGGTCCCTAAGGATTCTGAGTTTATATCTGCCGGCTGTGAACAACAGCAAGATATCAGTGTCATGACAGTTCCTGAGCACTCTGATATCAACGACTTAGAGAAGTCTGTTTGGGAATTAGAAGGAATGCCACAGGACACGTATTCCCAGCAACTACACAGCCAGATACAAGAATCTCCTTTGAGTCAAATGCAAGCACAGTCTTCAGATCAATTACCTCTACAGTCCGAACTGAAGGAGTTCGAGCCTTCTGTTTCCCAAGCAAATGAAAGCTACTTTCCTTTCGATGAGGAGCTTACCCAGGACAGTATTGTAGAGGAGCTGGTACTCATGGAGCAGCAGATGTCAATGAACAATTCTCATGCTTACGGTAACTGTTTGGGAATGACCCTTCAGAGTCAGTCTGTGACTCCAGGCGCTCCAGCGTCATCTCACGCCCCCAGCACCCACTTCTATCACCCCATCCGTAGCAATGGCACCCcgatccccacccccaccccgaccccgaTCCGCACGCCCACTCCGACCGCCACGGCgaccccgacccccacccccacccccacccccacatctGAAGTGGTGGCTGGGTCTCAGAGCCTGTCACGGGAGAGCCCTTGCTCCAGGTTGGCCCAGACCACGCCCGTGGATAGTGCTTTAGGAAGTAGCCGACATACACCCATCGGTACTCCCCATTCTAACTGCAGCAGCAGTGTCCCTCCCAGCCCCGTGGAATGCAGGAATCCATTTGCATTTACCCCAATAAGCTCCAGTATGGCATATCATGACGCCAGCATTGTCTCAAGTAGTCCTGTGAAACCGATGCAGAGACCCATGGCCACACACCCCGACAAAACCAAGCTCGAATGGATGAATAATGGGTATAGTGGAGTTGGTAATTCATCCGTTTCTGGCCATGGCATTCTCCCAAGCTATCAGGAACTAGTGGAAGACCGTTTCAGGAAACCTCATGCTTTTGCTGTGCCTGGACAGTCTTACCAGTCTCAATCCAGACATCATGACACTCATTTTGGTCGTCTGACTCCTGTCTCTCCTGTGCAGCATCAAGGTGCCACTGTAAGTAACACCAACAAACAGGAGGGCTTTGCGGTCCCTGCCCCTCTTGATAATAAAGGAGCTAACTCTTCGGCTAGCAGCAACTTCCGGTGCCGAAGCGTGAGCCCTGCTGTTCATCGCCAACGTAATCTTAGTGGAAGCACCCTCTACCCAGTATCTAATATCCCCCGATCTAATGTGACCCCCTTTGGAAGTCCAGTAACCCCTGAAGTTCATGTTTTCACAAACGTTCACACGGATGCATGTGCCAACAACATAGCTCAAAGAAGTCAGTCGGTTCCATTGACAGTCATGATGCAAACAGCCTTCCCAAATGCTCTTcagaagcaaacaaacagtaaaaaaataaccAATGTTTTGTTGAGTAAACTTGATTCTGACAATGATGATGCAGTGAGAGGTTTGGGCATGAACAACCTGCCCTCCAATTATACAGCCCGAATGAATCTCACTCAGATTTTGGAAACTTCCACTGTCTTTCCTAGTGCCAATCCGCAGAATATGATCGATTCCAGCACTTCTATTTATGAATTCCAAGCACCATCTTACCTCACCAAAAGTAATAGCACCGATCAGATCAGTTTTTCTCCTGGCGATAATCAAGCACAATCAGAAATTGGAGAGCAACAATTAGATTTCAGTAGCACTGTTAAAGACCTGTTGAGTGGAGACAGCTTGCAAACTAACCAGCAGCTGGTAGGTCAGGTAGCATCTGATCTCACTAATCCTGCGTCTGATTTTTCTAGCGACATCAGGTTGTCTTCTGAGCTCTCAGGCAGCATCAATGATTTGAACGCTTTAGATCCAAATCTACTGTTTGATCCAGGTCGTCAGCAGGGACAAGATGATGAAGCTAcactggaagaattaaagaatgacCCATTATTTCAACAAATTTGCAGTGAATCCATGAGCTCTATGACTTCATCAGGTTTTGAATGGATAGAAAGCAAGGACCACCCTACTGTTGAAATGTTGggttaa